A genomic region of Maniola hyperantus chromosome 5, iAphHyp1.2, whole genome shotgun sequence contains the following coding sequences:
- the RhoGAP100F gene encoding rho GTPase-activating protein 100F isoform X5 → MQWRKLTRLKSSPGGQSRARRMLCCGRRKENGRAAPDLTASPGRAPPGPPQPARANHAPPCVLQPDFRKVSGVSNEIFRQIEMVENDHDATTAAALEAVERRGEMIVRILELRQVGRNNIEAAKKFFALQDARHIVQLVEIVKRPGQTLGLYIREGDGGARTDGVFISRIALESAVYNSGCLKVGDEILAVNLVDVRRMSLDDVVIIMSIPRRLLLCTRQRKGKSGPGSPSLPRTEHKPPPVVVLKRDCRDDDDRDRDRLDGLYSQHGTLRSTGGPGSTVRPVGDGREERSRMQLGALSPDSTPLDLYYNSRPPSDHSTWSYRPPPPVITEQPKSQATHFVPYERSYPNTLESLAEKVHSFYPSDSPSMRFGGRVPRSGSEQQLPRAETHSDFGRHSLLRSSMKASTAGPGASSLSRYGQRYGGVGMPGSGLPGSSLGAAGLGGTGLGPGLPSGLSTTGLSGLTGSSLVGSGLTSSGLGTGLSGTGLSSALGGGYGTTGLGLPSYSSKFGTSRRNRSLDYSSDTEATAPTRTPYYSGLSGYRSSTLGRDIGSKFNSLPRDVRGTGQRMGLSRRAGSVLQDEPEPLSSRLDLRSSRVFTSDEYRAWLSRAPSTSALYETLRPRLPTHYSAENIHDALKNMESGSRFGSSLGLASRSRIERPRHLPARSLSSQQLGPTASGSPSARRVRQLLELGSKFTCPSPVPTPGSRHQRHLDINPNEFLKYKVEKPGTGGLSTSMTGLSRISGGVSGMLWVHLLAGRGLRPAPTGSSPGSPPSGPLAPPQPPVAPRDLYCVLECDRVHKARTVVRTGELQFDWDESFELELVDNRQLDVLVYSWDPQHRHKLCFRGAVTLPDLLSRSASHQLAIKMEPRGTLYMRVRHTEPHELFRRRPAAPRLAQPPLFGAELETVVARELRPPNAAPVPLVVRRCVEEIERRGLDIIGLYRLCGSANKKRILREAFERNARGVELTPDSVPDINVITGVLKDYLTELPQPLFSRCLYQMTLDALGVCLPDDKEGNARLMASIVECLPRAARATLVFLLDHLALVVAAQDRNKMSPQHLAVAMAPPLMLHSQPPTELEYQRPIHVLQCLLQIWPPPKRSDSSARRASNRAAWKQSQCVASGLSHPPPRFSHQSGQANIVRSRLCAAHCPRRLAPGR, encoded by the exons gtatCGGGTGTCAGCAATGAAATATTCAGGCAAATTGAAATGGTGGAAAACGACCACGATGCCACCACAGCCGCGGCGCTCGAG GCGGTGGAGCGACGCGGTGAGATGATAGTGAGAATTCTGGAGCTGAGACAAGTTGGCAGAAATAACATAGAAGCCGCTAAGAAGTTCTTTGCTTTACAG GACGCGCGCCACATAGTTCAACTAGTGGAAATCGTCAAGCGCCCTGGTCAAACCTTGGGCCTGTATATCAGAGAAGGAGACGGTGGTGCGAGGACAGATGGCGTGTTCATATCCCGAATAGCACTCGAATCAGCGGTGTACAACAGCGGCTGTTTGAAAGTTGGAGACGAAATCTTGGCTGTGAACTTGGTGGATGTCCGAAGAATGTCACTGGATGATGTAGTTATCATCATGTCGATACCCAGGCGGTTACTACTTTGTACCAGGCAGAGAAAAG GAAAATCAGGACCTGGTTCACCGTCATTGCCGCGTACGGAACACAAGCCTCCACCAGTTGTTGTATTGAAACGGGACTGTCGAGACGATGATGATCGAGATCGAGATCGATTGGACGGGCTTTATTCACA acacGGTACTCTTCGTTCAACGGGGGGTCCCGGTAGCACGGTTCGACCGGTCGGCGACGGAAGGGAAGAGAGAAGTCGTATGCAACTCGGAGCACTGTCACCGGATTCTACGCCACTGGACCTTTATTACAACTCCAGACCACCTTCAGATCATTCAACTTGGAG CTATAGACCGCCACCGCCAGTCATAACGGAGCAGCCGAAGTCACAAGCAACACATTTTGTGCCGTACGAACGATCGTATCCCAACACGTTAGAAAGTCTTGCGGAAAAAGTGCACTCCTTCTATCCATCCGACAGTCCAAG CATGCGTTTCGGAGGAAGAGTACCGCGATCTGGATCAGAACAACAGTTGCCCCGGGCGGAGACACATTCAGATTTTGGTAGACACTCGTTATTACGGTCAAGTATGAAAGCCTCCACTGCAGGACCTGGTG CTTCAAGTTTGTCAAGATATGGGCAACGTTACGGTGGTGTAGGAATGCCAGGATCGGGACTACCTGGCAGTAGCCTCGGCGCAGCTGGCCTTGGAGGAACCGGGCTTGGACCTGGATTGCCTTCAGGCTTATCGACTACTGGACTAAGTGGCTTAACGGGCTCAAGTTTAGTGGGCTCAGGCTTAACGAGTTCTGGACTTGGTACTGGATTGTCAGGGACCGGATTGAGTTCAGCTCTAGGAGGAGGCTATGGAACCACTGGATTAGGACTTCCGTCATACAGTAGCAAGTTTGGAACATCGAGGAGAAACCGTAGCTTGGACTATTCTTCTGATACTGAGGCAACGGCACCTACAAGGACGCCTTATTATTCAGGACTAAGTGGTTACAGAAGTAGCACGTTAGGAAGGGACATTGGTTCAAAGTTTAACTCCTTACCAAGAGACGTAAGAGGAACGGGTCAAAG AATGGGACTATCCAGACGGGCGGGAAGTGTTCTTCAAGACGAACCGGAACCGTTGTCCTCGCGATTAGACTTACGTTCTTCCAGAG TGTTCACGTCGGACGAGTACCGCGCGTGGCTCTCCCGTGCACCTTCCACCAGCGCGCTGTACGAGACTCTGCGGCCCAGGCTTCCTACGCATTACTCCGCTGAGAACATACATGATGCTCTCAAGAAT atggaGAGTGGCAGTCGCTTCGGCTCATCCCTTGGCCTAGCCAGCCGCAGTCGAATAGAGAGACCGCGTCACTTGCCCGCGAGGTCTCTGTCTTCGCAACAGCTGGGGCCCACCGCCAGTGGCTCACCGTCCGCTCGTCGCGTGAGACAGCTGCTGGAACTTGGCTCCAAGTTCACTTGTCCGAGTCCTGTGCCGACGCCGGGCTCACGACACCAACGTCATCTGGACATTAATCCTAATG AGTTCCTAAAATACAAAGTGGAGAAGCCAGGCACGGGAGGTTTGTCCACATCCATGACTGGCTTGTCCCGTATCTCAGGCGGAGTGTCAGGAATGCTGTGGGTGCACCTTCTCGCTGGCCGAGGGTTGCGCCCAGCTCCCACGGGGTCCTCACCGGGGTCTCCACCTTCAGGGCCACTTGCACCTCCGCAGCCGCCCGTGGCGCCGAGAGATTTGTACTGCGTCCTGGAGTGCGACCGGGTTCATAAAGCTCGAACTGTG GTTCGTACTGGTGAGCTGCAGTTTGACTGGGACGAGTCCTTCGAACTGGAGCTTGTAGATAACCGGCAGTTGGATGTACTGGTGTACTCGTGGGACCCGCAGCACAGGCACAAACTCTGTTTCCGAGGGGCAGTGACTCTGCCAGATTTACTGTCCCGCTCTGCGTCACACCAGCTTGCAATAAAA ATGGAGCCTCGAGGCACGCTGTACATGCGCGTCCGTCACACGGAGCCGCATGAGTTGTTCCGCCGGAGACCCGCGGCGCCGCGGCTCGCACAGCCACCCCTCTTCGGCGCGGAGCTAGAGACCGTGGTGGCGCGCGAGCTACGACCACCCAACGCGGCGCCGGTCCCCCTTGTTGTGAGACGATGTGTTGAGGAGATTGAGCGACGCGGATTGGATATTATTG GTCTCTATCGATTATGTGGCTCTGCGAACAAGAAACGTATACTACGAGAAGCATTCGAACGCAACGCACGAGGAGTTGAGCTCACACCTGACTCTGTTCCTGACATAAACGTCATAACCGGAGTACTGAAGGACTACTTGACTGAGCTGCCACAGCCATTGTTCAGCCGCTGCTTGTATCAAATGACATTGGATGCACTTG GAGTATGCCTACCCGACGACAAAGAAGGCAATGCTCGTCTAATGGCCTCAATAGTGGAGTGTTTACCGCGAGCTGCTAGAGCTACGCTGGTCTTCCTTCTCGATCATTTAGCTCTTGTAGTGGCTGCGCAGGACCGCAACAAAATGTCTCCCCAGCACCTAGCCGTGGCAATGGCCCCACCACTGATGCTGCATTCCCAACCACCCACAGAACTTGAGTACCAACGTCCAATACATGTCCTGCAGTGCCTCCTCCAAATTTGGCCTCCGCCGAAACGTTCAG ACAGTTCGGCGCGGCGAGCCAGCAACCGGGCCGCGTGGAAACAGAGTCAGTGCGTCGCCAGTGGCCTCAGCCACCCTCCCCCAAG GTTCTCTCATCAGTCAGGGCAGGCCAATATCGTCCGCAGTCGCCTCTGCGCGGCCCACTGCCCGCGCCGCCTCGCTCCCGGCAGGTGA
- the RhoGAP100F gene encoding rho GTPase-activating protein 100F isoform X3, with protein sequence MQWRKLTRLKSSPGGQSRARRMLCCGRRKENGRAAPDLTASPGRAPPGPPQPARANHAPPCVLQPDFRKVSGVSNEIFRQIEMVENDHDATTAAALEAVERRGEMIVRILELRQVGRNNIEAAKKFFALQDARHIVQLVEIVKRPGQTLGLYIREGDGGARTDGVFISRIALESAVYNSGCLKVGDEILAVNLVDVRRMSLDDVVIIMSIPRRLLLCTRQRKGKSGPGSPSLPRTEHKPPPVVVLKRDCRDDDDRDRDRLDGLYSQHGTLRSTGGPGSTVRPVGDGREERSRMQLGALSPDSTPLDLYYNSRPPSDHSTWSYRPPPPVITEQPKSQATHFVPYERSYPNTLESLAEKVHSFYPSDSPSMRFGGRVPRSGSEQQLPRAETHSDFGRHSLLRSSMKASTAGPGASSLSRYGQRYGGVGMPGSGLPGSSLGAAGLGGTGLGPGLPSGLSTTGLSGLTGSSLVGSGLTSSGLGTGLSGTGLSSALGGGYGTTGLGLPSYSSKFGTSRRNRSLDYSSDTEATAPTRTPYYSGLSGYRSSTLGRDIGSKFNSLPRDVRGTGQRMGLSRRAGSVLQDEPEPLSSRLDLRSSRVFTSDEYRAWLSRAPSTSALYETLRPRLPTHYSAENIHDALKNMESGSRFGSSLGLASRSRIERPRHLPARSLSSQQLGPTASGSPSARRVRQLLELGSKFTCPSPVPTPGSRHQRHLDINPNEFLKYKVEKPGTGGLSTSMTGLSRISGGVSGMLWVHLLAGRGLRPAPTGSSPGSPPSGPLAPPQPPVAPRDLYCVLECDRVHKARTVVRTGELQFDWDESFELELVDNRQLDVLVYSWDPQHRHKLCFRGAVTLPDLLSRSASHQLAIKMEPRGTLYMRVRHTEPHELFRRRPAAPRLAQPPLFGAELETVVARELRPPNAAPVPLVVRRCVEEIERRGLDIIGLYRLCGSANKKRILREAFERNARGVELTPDSVPDINVITGVLKDYLTELPQPLFSRCLYQMTLDALGVCLPDDKEGNARLMASIVECLPRAARATLVFLLDHLALVVAAQDRNKMSPQHLAVAMAPPLMLHSQPPTELEYQRPIHVLQCLLQIWPPPKRSDSSARRASNRAAWKQSQCVASGLSHPPPRPSSALSQSISASSGSISSISAASSLGSARGRPLAARTCSLISQGRPISSAVASARPTARAASLPAGDGVVPRLAQ encoded by the exons gtatCGGGTGTCAGCAATGAAATATTCAGGCAAATTGAAATGGTGGAAAACGACCACGATGCCACCACAGCCGCGGCGCTCGAG GCGGTGGAGCGACGCGGTGAGATGATAGTGAGAATTCTGGAGCTGAGACAAGTTGGCAGAAATAACATAGAAGCCGCTAAGAAGTTCTTTGCTTTACAG GACGCGCGCCACATAGTTCAACTAGTGGAAATCGTCAAGCGCCCTGGTCAAACCTTGGGCCTGTATATCAGAGAAGGAGACGGTGGTGCGAGGACAGATGGCGTGTTCATATCCCGAATAGCACTCGAATCAGCGGTGTACAACAGCGGCTGTTTGAAAGTTGGAGACGAAATCTTGGCTGTGAACTTGGTGGATGTCCGAAGAATGTCACTGGATGATGTAGTTATCATCATGTCGATACCCAGGCGGTTACTACTTTGTACCAGGCAGAGAAAAG GAAAATCAGGACCTGGTTCACCGTCATTGCCGCGTACGGAACACAAGCCTCCACCAGTTGTTGTATTGAAACGGGACTGTCGAGACGATGATGATCGAGATCGAGATCGATTGGACGGGCTTTATTCACA acacGGTACTCTTCGTTCAACGGGGGGTCCCGGTAGCACGGTTCGACCGGTCGGCGACGGAAGGGAAGAGAGAAGTCGTATGCAACTCGGAGCACTGTCACCGGATTCTACGCCACTGGACCTTTATTACAACTCCAGACCACCTTCAGATCATTCAACTTGGAG CTATAGACCGCCACCGCCAGTCATAACGGAGCAGCCGAAGTCACAAGCAACACATTTTGTGCCGTACGAACGATCGTATCCCAACACGTTAGAAAGTCTTGCGGAAAAAGTGCACTCCTTCTATCCATCCGACAGTCCAAG CATGCGTTTCGGAGGAAGAGTACCGCGATCTGGATCAGAACAACAGTTGCCCCGGGCGGAGACACATTCAGATTTTGGTAGACACTCGTTATTACGGTCAAGTATGAAAGCCTCCACTGCAGGACCTGGTG CTTCAAGTTTGTCAAGATATGGGCAACGTTACGGTGGTGTAGGAATGCCAGGATCGGGACTACCTGGCAGTAGCCTCGGCGCAGCTGGCCTTGGAGGAACCGGGCTTGGACCTGGATTGCCTTCAGGCTTATCGACTACTGGACTAAGTGGCTTAACGGGCTCAAGTTTAGTGGGCTCAGGCTTAACGAGTTCTGGACTTGGTACTGGATTGTCAGGGACCGGATTGAGTTCAGCTCTAGGAGGAGGCTATGGAACCACTGGATTAGGACTTCCGTCATACAGTAGCAAGTTTGGAACATCGAGGAGAAACCGTAGCTTGGACTATTCTTCTGATACTGAGGCAACGGCACCTACAAGGACGCCTTATTATTCAGGACTAAGTGGTTACAGAAGTAGCACGTTAGGAAGGGACATTGGTTCAAAGTTTAACTCCTTACCAAGAGACGTAAGAGGAACGGGTCAAAG AATGGGACTATCCAGACGGGCGGGAAGTGTTCTTCAAGACGAACCGGAACCGTTGTCCTCGCGATTAGACTTACGTTCTTCCAGAG TGTTCACGTCGGACGAGTACCGCGCGTGGCTCTCCCGTGCACCTTCCACCAGCGCGCTGTACGAGACTCTGCGGCCCAGGCTTCCTACGCATTACTCCGCTGAGAACATACATGATGCTCTCAAGAAT atggaGAGTGGCAGTCGCTTCGGCTCATCCCTTGGCCTAGCCAGCCGCAGTCGAATAGAGAGACCGCGTCACTTGCCCGCGAGGTCTCTGTCTTCGCAACAGCTGGGGCCCACCGCCAGTGGCTCACCGTCCGCTCGTCGCGTGAGACAGCTGCTGGAACTTGGCTCCAAGTTCACTTGTCCGAGTCCTGTGCCGACGCCGGGCTCACGACACCAACGTCATCTGGACATTAATCCTAATG AGTTCCTAAAATACAAAGTGGAGAAGCCAGGCACGGGAGGTTTGTCCACATCCATGACTGGCTTGTCCCGTATCTCAGGCGGAGTGTCAGGAATGCTGTGGGTGCACCTTCTCGCTGGCCGAGGGTTGCGCCCAGCTCCCACGGGGTCCTCACCGGGGTCTCCACCTTCAGGGCCACTTGCACCTCCGCAGCCGCCCGTGGCGCCGAGAGATTTGTACTGCGTCCTGGAGTGCGACCGGGTTCATAAAGCTCGAACTGTG GTTCGTACTGGTGAGCTGCAGTTTGACTGGGACGAGTCCTTCGAACTGGAGCTTGTAGATAACCGGCAGTTGGATGTACTGGTGTACTCGTGGGACCCGCAGCACAGGCACAAACTCTGTTTCCGAGGGGCAGTGACTCTGCCAGATTTACTGTCCCGCTCTGCGTCACACCAGCTTGCAATAAAA ATGGAGCCTCGAGGCACGCTGTACATGCGCGTCCGTCACACGGAGCCGCATGAGTTGTTCCGCCGGAGACCCGCGGCGCCGCGGCTCGCACAGCCACCCCTCTTCGGCGCGGAGCTAGAGACCGTGGTGGCGCGCGAGCTACGACCACCCAACGCGGCGCCGGTCCCCCTTGTTGTGAGACGATGTGTTGAGGAGATTGAGCGACGCGGATTGGATATTATTG GTCTCTATCGATTATGTGGCTCTGCGAACAAGAAACGTATACTACGAGAAGCATTCGAACGCAACGCACGAGGAGTTGAGCTCACACCTGACTCTGTTCCTGACATAAACGTCATAACCGGAGTACTGAAGGACTACTTGACTGAGCTGCCACAGCCATTGTTCAGCCGCTGCTTGTATCAAATGACATTGGATGCACTTG GAGTATGCCTACCCGACGACAAAGAAGGCAATGCTCGTCTAATGGCCTCAATAGTGGAGTGTTTACCGCGAGCTGCTAGAGCTACGCTGGTCTTCCTTCTCGATCATTTAGCTCTTGTAGTGGCTGCGCAGGACCGCAACAAAATGTCTCCCCAGCACCTAGCCGTGGCAATGGCCCCACCACTGATGCTGCATTCCCAACCACCCACAGAACTTGAGTACCAACGTCCAATACATGTCCTGCAGTGCCTCCTCCAAATTTGGCCTCCGCCGAAACGTTCAG ACAGTTCGGCGCGGCGAGCCAGCAACCGGGCCGCGTGGAAACAGAGTCAGTGCGTCGCCAGTGGCCTCAGCCACCCTCCCCCAAG GCCGAGCTCCGCGCTCAGCCAGTCCATATCGGCATCCAGCGGCAGCATCAGCAGCATCTCCGCCGCCAGCTCTCTCGGCTCGGCACGCGGCCGACCGCTCGCCGCCCGCACAT GTTCTCTCATCAGTCAGGGCAGGCCAATATCGTCCGCAGTCGCCTCTGCGCGGCCCACTGCCCGCGCCGCCTCGCTCCCGGCAGGTGACGGTGTCGTCCCCCGGCTCGCCCAGTAG
- the RhoGAP100F gene encoding rho GTPase-activating protein 100F isoform X4, whose amino-acid sequence MQWRKLTRLKSSPGGQSRARRMLCCGRRKENGRAAPDLTASPGRAPPGPPQPARANHAPPCVLQPDFRKVSGVSNEIFRQIEMVENDHDATTAAALEAVERRGEMIVRILELRQVGRNNIEAAKKFFALQDARHIVQLVEIVKRPGQTLGLYIREGDGGARTDGVFISRIALESAVYNSGCLKVGDEILAVNLVDVRRMSLDDVVIIMSIPRRLLLCTRQRKGKSGPGSPSLPRTEHKPPPVVVLKRDCRDDDDRDRDRLDGLYSQHGTLRSTGGPGSTVRPVGDGREERSRMQLGALSPDSTPLDLYYNSRPPSDHSTWSYRPPPPVITEQPKSQATHFVPYERSYPNTLESLAEKVHSFYPSDSPSMRFGGRVPRSGSEQQLPRAETHSDFGRHSLLRSSMKASTAGPGASSLSRYGQRYGGVGMPGSGLPGSSLGAAGLGGTGLGPGLPSGLSTTGLSGLTGSSLVGSGLTSSGLGTGLSGTGLSSALGGGYGTTGLGLPSYSSKFGTSRRNRSLDYSSDTEATAPTRTPYYSGLSGYRSSTLGRDIGSKFNSLPRDVRGTGQRMGLSRRAGSVLQDEPEPLSSRLDLRSSRVFTSDEYRAWLSRAPSTSALYETLRPRLPTHYSAENIHDALKNMESGSRFGSSLGLASRSRIERPRHLPARSLSSQQLGPTASGSPSARRVRQLLELGSKFTCPSPVPTPGSRHQRHLDINPNEFLKYKVEKPGTGGLSTSMTGLSRISGGVSGMLWVHLLAGRGLRPAPTGSSPGSPPSGPLAPPQPPVAPRDLYCVLECDRVHKARTVVRTGELQFDWDESFELELVDNRQLDVLVYSWDPQHRHKLCFRGAVTLPDLLSRSASHQLAIKMEPRGTLYMRVRHTEPHELFRRRPAAPRLAQPPLFGAELETVVARELRPPNAAPVPLVVRRCVEEIERRGLDIIGLYRLCGSANKKRILREAFERNARGVELTPDSVPDINVITGVLKDYLTELPQPLFSRCLYQMTLDALGVCLPDDKEGNARLMASIVECLPRAARATLVFLLDHLALVVAAQDRNKMSPQHLAVAMAPPLMLHSQPPTELEYQRPIHVLQCLLQIWPPPKRSVRRGEPATGPRGNRVSASPVASATLPQGSLISQGRPISSAVASARPTARAASLPAGDGVVPRLAQ is encoded by the exons gtatCGGGTGTCAGCAATGAAATATTCAGGCAAATTGAAATGGTGGAAAACGACCACGATGCCACCACAGCCGCGGCGCTCGAG GCGGTGGAGCGACGCGGTGAGATGATAGTGAGAATTCTGGAGCTGAGACAAGTTGGCAGAAATAACATAGAAGCCGCTAAGAAGTTCTTTGCTTTACAG GACGCGCGCCACATAGTTCAACTAGTGGAAATCGTCAAGCGCCCTGGTCAAACCTTGGGCCTGTATATCAGAGAAGGAGACGGTGGTGCGAGGACAGATGGCGTGTTCATATCCCGAATAGCACTCGAATCAGCGGTGTACAACAGCGGCTGTTTGAAAGTTGGAGACGAAATCTTGGCTGTGAACTTGGTGGATGTCCGAAGAATGTCACTGGATGATGTAGTTATCATCATGTCGATACCCAGGCGGTTACTACTTTGTACCAGGCAGAGAAAAG GAAAATCAGGACCTGGTTCACCGTCATTGCCGCGTACGGAACACAAGCCTCCACCAGTTGTTGTATTGAAACGGGACTGTCGAGACGATGATGATCGAGATCGAGATCGATTGGACGGGCTTTATTCACA acacGGTACTCTTCGTTCAACGGGGGGTCCCGGTAGCACGGTTCGACCGGTCGGCGACGGAAGGGAAGAGAGAAGTCGTATGCAACTCGGAGCACTGTCACCGGATTCTACGCCACTGGACCTTTATTACAACTCCAGACCACCTTCAGATCATTCAACTTGGAG CTATAGACCGCCACCGCCAGTCATAACGGAGCAGCCGAAGTCACAAGCAACACATTTTGTGCCGTACGAACGATCGTATCCCAACACGTTAGAAAGTCTTGCGGAAAAAGTGCACTCCTTCTATCCATCCGACAGTCCAAG CATGCGTTTCGGAGGAAGAGTACCGCGATCTGGATCAGAACAACAGTTGCCCCGGGCGGAGACACATTCAGATTTTGGTAGACACTCGTTATTACGGTCAAGTATGAAAGCCTCCACTGCAGGACCTGGTG CTTCAAGTTTGTCAAGATATGGGCAACGTTACGGTGGTGTAGGAATGCCAGGATCGGGACTACCTGGCAGTAGCCTCGGCGCAGCTGGCCTTGGAGGAACCGGGCTTGGACCTGGATTGCCTTCAGGCTTATCGACTACTGGACTAAGTGGCTTAACGGGCTCAAGTTTAGTGGGCTCAGGCTTAACGAGTTCTGGACTTGGTACTGGATTGTCAGGGACCGGATTGAGTTCAGCTCTAGGAGGAGGCTATGGAACCACTGGATTAGGACTTCCGTCATACAGTAGCAAGTTTGGAACATCGAGGAGAAACCGTAGCTTGGACTATTCTTCTGATACTGAGGCAACGGCACCTACAAGGACGCCTTATTATTCAGGACTAAGTGGTTACAGAAGTAGCACGTTAGGAAGGGACATTGGTTCAAAGTTTAACTCCTTACCAAGAGACGTAAGAGGAACGGGTCAAAG AATGGGACTATCCAGACGGGCGGGAAGTGTTCTTCAAGACGAACCGGAACCGTTGTCCTCGCGATTAGACTTACGTTCTTCCAGAG TGTTCACGTCGGACGAGTACCGCGCGTGGCTCTCCCGTGCACCTTCCACCAGCGCGCTGTACGAGACTCTGCGGCCCAGGCTTCCTACGCATTACTCCGCTGAGAACATACATGATGCTCTCAAGAAT atggaGAGTGGCAGTCGCTTCGGCTCATCCCTTGGCCTAGCCAGCCGCAGTCGAATAGAGAGACCGCGTCACTTGCCCGCGAGGTCTCTGTCTTCGCAACAGCTGGGGCCCACCGCCAGTGGCTCACCGTCCGCTCGTCGCGTGAGACAGCTGCTGGAACTTGGCTCCAAGTTCACTTGTCCGAGTCCTGTGCCGACGCCGGGCTCACGACACCAACGTCATCTGGACATTAATCCTAATG AGTTCCTAAAATACAAAGTGGAGAAGCCAGGCACGGGAGGTTTGTCCACATCCATGACTGGCTTGTCCCGTATCTCAGGCGGAGTGTCAGGAATGCTGTGGGTGCACCTTCTCGCTGGCCGAGGGTTGCGCCCAGCTCCCACGGGGTCCTCACCGGGGTCTCCACCTTCAGGGCCACTTGCACCTCCGCAGCCGCCCGTGGCGCCGAGAGATTTGTACTGCGTCCTGGAGTGCGACCGGGTTCATAAAGCTCGAACTGTG GTTCGTACTGGTGAGCTGCAGTTTGACTGGGACGAGTCCTTCGAACTGGAGCTTGTAGATAACCGGCAGTTGGATGTACTGGTGTACTCGTGGGACCCGCAGCACAGGCACAAACTCTGTTTCCGAGGGGCAGTGACTCTGCCAGATTTACTGTCCCGCTCTGCGTCACACCAGCTTGCAATAAAA ATGGAGCCTCGAGGCACGCTGTACATGCGCGTCCGTCACACGGAGCCGCATGAGTTGTTCCGCCGGAGACCCGCGGCGCCGCGGCTCGCACAGCCACCCCTCTTCGGCGCGGAGCTAGAGACCGTGGTGGCGCGCGAGCTACGACCACCCAACGCGGCGCCGGTCCCCCTTGTTGTGAGACGATGTGTTGAGGAGATTGAGCGACGCGGATTGGATATTATTG GTCTCTATCGATTATGTGGCTCTGCGAACAAGAAACGTATACTACGAGAAGCATTCGAACGCAACGCACGAGGAGTTGAGCTCACACCTGACTCTGTTCCTGACATAAACGTCATAACCGGAGTACTGAAGGACTACTTGACTGAGCTGCCACAGCCATTGTTCAGCCGCTGCTTGTATCAAATGACATTGGATGCACTTG GAGTATGCCTACCCGACGACAAAGAAGGCAATGCTCGTCTAATGGCCTCAATAGTGGAGTGTTTACCGCGAGCTGCTAGAGCTACGCTGGTCTTCCTTCTCGATCATTTAGCTCTTGTAGTGGCTGCGCAGGACCGCAACAAAATGTCTCCCCAGCACCTAGCCGTGGCAATGGCCCCACCACTGATGCTGCATTCCCAACCACCCACAGAACTTGAGTACCAACGTCCAATACATGTCCTGCAGTGCCTCCTCCAAATTTGGCCTCCGCCGAAACGTTCAG TTCGGCGCGGCGAGCCAGCAACCGGGCCGCGTGGAAACAGAGTCAGTGCGTCGCCAGTGGCCTCAGCCACCCTCCCCCAAG GTTCTCTCATCAGTCAGGGCAGGCCAATATCGTCCGCAGTCGCCTCTGCGCGGCCCACTGCCCGCGCCGCCTCGCTCCCGGCAGGTGACGGTGTCGTCCCCCGGCTCGCCCAGTAG